A region of Lycium barbarum isolate Lr01 chromosome 1, ASM1917538v2, whole genome shotgun sequence DNA encodes the following proteins:
- the LOC132609524 gene encoding uncharacterized protein LOC132609524, whose amino-acid sequence MNDLKGQLDAQGRETEKYLYLLQEKEEELNRAVALSNLRPELDAAKAENRQLRSELAAMTEYNRSLEAEKISLSRDNTHISSRLGELETTFSQLWEELDSVKSDAASLAERNRLLEYESTRYQERARVFEVKAESRGRMCDDLKNELKETTDANDTLQAELQSAIQMENVLGEARDALAAKLSRVEADLDEAWKSVEAVEAQSTIVAEYEKWKSRRITLEQAEAKRIEGEDKDALGFDSDDSERTMSERSGSSHSG is encoded by the coding sequence atgaacgatcttaagggccaattggATGCCCAGGGTCGGGAAACAGAGAAGTATCTGTaccttcttcaggagaaggaggaggagttgaaccgagcagttgCTCTTTCCAATCTTCGGCCCGAGCTTGACGCAGCGAAGGCCGAGAATCGTCAGCTGAGGAGTGAACTGGCCGCCATGACCGAATACAATCGGAGCCTCGAAGCTGAGAAGATCAGCCTTAGCAGGGATAACACCCacatttcctcgaggctcggcgAGCTTGAAACCACCTTCTCCCAACTCTGGGAGGAGCTGGATTCGGTGAAGTCggatgctgcgagcttggccgagaggaatcggctaCTCGAATATGAGAGTACCCGATATCAAGAGCGTGCAAGGGTGTTCGAAGTGAAAGCGGAGAGCAGGGGCCGGATGTGTGATGATCTGAAGAACGAACTTAAGGAAACGACCGATGCAAATGACACCctccaggccgagcttcaatcggccatccaaaTGGAGAATGTTCTTGGAGAGGCTCGAGATGCTCTAGCGGCGAAGTTATCCCGGGTCGAGGCTGATTTGGACGAAGCTTGGAAGAGCGTGGAAGCCGTCGAGGCTCAGTCTACTATTGTTGCTGAGTACGAGAAATGGAAATCTCGgaggatcactcttgagcaagccgaggCTAAAAGGATCGAGGGAGAGGATAAGGATGCTCTCGGTTTTGACTCCGATGACTCTGAGCGGACAATGTCCGAACGTtctggctccagccattccgggtag